The nucleotide window GCTAAAGGTCTTACGCTGGGATGCCGCCCGGGAAGAGGTCGACCTGTCCCCAGCCCCAGAGGCTGAGGTGGAAGCCATGAGGGCCAACCTCCAGGAGCTGGACCAGTTCCTGGGACCTTATCCCTACACCACGCTCAAGAAGTGGATCTCCCTCACCAACTTCATCAGCGAGGCCACCGTAGAGAAGCTGCAGCCTGAGAGTCGGCAGATCTGTGCCTTCTCAGAGGTGCTGCCCGTGCTCTCCATGAGGCACACCAAGGACCGGGTGGGGCAGAATCTCCCACGCTGCGGTGCCGAGTGCAAGAGCTACCAGGAGGGCCTGGCCCGGCTGCCTGAGATGAAGCCTAGGGCCGGCACCGAGATCCGCTTCTCCGAGCTGCCCACACAGATGTTCCCGGCAGGTGCCACGCCGGCTGAGATAACCAGGCACAGCATGGACCTGAGTTATGCCCTGGAGACTGTGCTCAGCAAGCAGTTCCCCTGCAGCCCCCAGGACGTGCTCGGTGAGGAGGAACACGGCTTTGAGAGTGGGCCAGGGGAGGGGTGTGTAGCCGAGCGGCTTGAGAATAGGGAATCCCTTTTTGATTATTTAGTCTAGTGGTTCCTAAACCTGGCTAGGAGGGGGTCTTACCCAGAATGCTTGTTAAAGGAACAGATTCccagggatttccctagtggtccagtggttcagaatccgccttgccatgcaggggacttgagttcagtccctgctcggggtactaagatcccacaggtcgcagagcagctaagcccacatgctgcaactactgacccTGTGCACCACAACACAAAATCCTGCATGAcacaactgagacctgatgcagccaaataaataaactatatatatatatatatattttaaaggtacAGATTCCCAGGCCTTACCCCTGGAGACTGATTCAAGAGATCTGGAGTAGGTTCCCAGCATTTTACCTGTCTGTCTGCCTGACAGACAAGTGCTGTAGGTGAACCTGATGCAAACAGTCCCGTGTCAGGGAACCCATAGTGTGGCCTCGCCTGCCCACCACTACATTGTACAGATTGAGGTCCATAGAGGGAAGGGATTTGACTGCTAAGTGATATAGTTGAAGTGAGACCGGAGCCCAGGGCTCCCGGTTCCCGGCCCATCCGTGTTCCTGGGAGCCTTCCACCTGCCCCATCGGTTTACTCTTGACTCTCAACCAGAAcagtgattttcttttcactgttaCAGTCTTTATTGTTGTTTTCCCCCCTTATTACAAAAAGTAACATATTTAtccttaaaggaaaacaaaaatgaaagtccAAAGCCCACCACCTGGAAATAGCCATCTTTGTTCACTTTgttgtacttttctttctttttttttaactagaaacacagaatgacattatataatgataaagcaCCAGTCCACAAAGAAGACATAGCTATTCTAAATTTGTGTGCAGCAGACAACAGAATTGCAAAACATGTGAATGAAAACTTGATAGAATTGAAAGGTGAAATAGATGGACCCACAACAGTTTTAAGTCTTCAACACTAAACTCAAAAATTGATTGAACAATTAGATCGaaaatcagcaaatatttatagaaattcaACAATAGCATCAACGAATAGgatctaattgatatttatagaacattccacCCAACAACCTCAGTATATACATTCATTTCAAATCCTTACAGAACATAAACAAGTATGACCATATTCTGGGTCTTAAAACAAACCTTGACAATTTAAAAGGAGTTAAATCgtacaaaatgtttttaagatacatacacatttttaaggtacatatttgtatgtatttctcAGTTTAAtatgtttctgtttccttttagtCTTTTTATTCAATTATACGTTTgtgtatatatgatatttttacaAAAACAGGATTACAGTATATTATCCTATAATCtgctttaatataaatattattccaTGTCACTGAAATGGTCACTTCTCTTTAGTGGCTACTGAACTTCCATAGTTATTGGACCAGCCCCTGTTAATGAATCTTTTACGATGTTCCTGGTTTCCTTATTGTAAGTGGAAGAGTCTCCTGGTGTGCCCTTCTGCATATATTGGGGTTGAAATTGTTGGATCAGAGTGTGCGTGCTGCCAGGAGAAGGTCAGGCGTCTTTGCTGATGAGGTTGTGGCCCATCACCTTTTGGCATGGCATTTGACGTGGTGATTTAGCAAAGTCCTCTTCTGACTGGATAGTTGAAGAATGACTTCCTGTTTCagtttatatttctttgattacTAGTGACAGCAAACAGTTGTCACATCTTTAatagctattaatattttttcttttacaagtctaatatttgcatatttttccaTTGGAAGATCAGTGAGAATTTTGAATATAGGGCCTTTTATATAAtaggctcagctgataaaaaggGACAATTTAAGGGTGTGTatctattttcatttaataagtaACACTTGAAATCCTGGCttcaaaatgaacagaaatcctGTTTTCTACCTCCTAAACATTTCAGTTCTTCAAAGTAATCTTGTGAAAAGGTCTGTTGGAAGGATCACTGTATCTTTATGACAGctctttgaaattatttctcaTCTCAATTTAATTTTAGACTAAGTCAgaaatgtataaatttaaatgaatgccCTAAATTCAGAGAAGCAGCTCGTATTTCCACAAACTAACCAGGTAAAGCCAACTGAAGAAGCAAATCATTAACCTCTGTCGTACAGAGGAAACGTgactatattttgaaaatattgatcAAATGTCTAAAACGTCTAGACCCCGTAGCTATCTGCTCAAATCAAACTTAGTTCCACAAGCCTGGGAACAGAGAACTAGTTTTTCCAGGGCTCCAGAAGTGACAGAAATTGGACACCATGTGTTTAAAGAGGTGTTTAGTGTtgagtacatttttttcttaattttggccacaccccacagcatgtgggaccttacagttccctaatcagggatcaaacctgcccctCCTGctgtggaaggcagagtcttaaccactggaccaccagggacgtcccacaTCTGTTCTTTTTATGGCCCACGTGTGGATATACCACAGAAGTCCCCCTTAAATTTGAAGCCAGAAAAAACATGTCTGATCAGCAACAGTGTATCTTGGCACCCAGAGACCCAGCTGCTCATCCAAGACAATGGCTTCTGGACCATCAGGTCTCTTTGCGACAGGGATCTGCTGGGAATGTGGGAATAATAACTGAGGTTTCTGGAGTGCTATTTTGCACCAAGCGTTACGCTGAATGCTTTATACATATTGGgctggcccaaaagttcatttgggtttttctatatgATGTTATGGAAACGCTGGAACGAATTTTGGGGCCAACGCAATACTGTATCGATTCACTTAATCTCTACTGCATCCctcaaataaggaaactgaagcataaaCAGATTaagtagcttgcccaaggtcacacaactgggAAGTGGTGGAGCtgagacttgaacccaggcagtttggctccagagcccatgctcttagTCACAGCCTGCTCATAGCAAGCAAATCATAGAGCTCTatgattaaacaaacaaaaaatttggcTGGCAGGCTCACCCTGGAACAAGTACTCATGAATTTTCCTGTTCTAGAAGGCCCTAGAACTATTCCCACCCAACAGAAATCTGTTCTatctttctgttgttcagttgctaagcattagatgtgtgaccttgggcaagtctcttGACCTCATCTGTACACTGAGGCAAATACCCCCTTCCCTGACCACCTTATGGAGTTGGGCTGAGGGTTCGGTAGTGTTACACAGCCTTTCCCTGCCCTGAAGCAGACCATCTGCATCAGACTCACCCGGGAAGCTTGTTAGAGCTACAGATGCCAAGGCTCCATCATCTGTCCTCAACCAGGATCTCTCGCAGTGAGGCTCGGGCAGCTTTATTTTTCCCAAGTTCTCCTAGTAATTCAGATGGGCAGCCAGTTTGAGGATCCACTTGGCATAATGTCCACAGACCCATTTTGTTAACTTGTTAAATGCTAGGTAAATACTCAGTGTGCCTCTTCTCTTGCAATCtgatcttcagatcagatcagttgctcggtcatatccaactctttgcgaccccatgaatcgcagcacgccaggcctccctgtccatcaccaactcccggagttcactcagactcacgtccattgagtcagtgatgctatccagccatctcatcctctgtcgtccccttctcctccttcccccaatccctcccagcatcagagtcttctccagtgagtcaactctctgcatgaggtggccaaagtactggagtttcagcttcagcatcattccttccaaagaaatcccagggctgatctccttcagaatggactggttggatctccttgcagtccaagggactctcaagagtcttctccaacaccacagttcaaaagcatcaattcttcggcgctcagccttcttcacagtccgactctcacatccatacatgaccacaggaaaaaccatagccttgactagacgaacctttgttggcaaagtaatgcctctgcttttcaatatgctatctaggttggtccaaAACCAGTTGGGTTTCTCATGGCTTGAGTTTATAGCAGTTCAGCAAACGTTTATTGAACAGCTGCTAGGTGCAAAACCCCATGCCAGGCTCTGGAGGAGTGACAAGGCTAGACAGCCGCTTCTGGCTGAGGTCCAGTGGCTCTGATGGCTTAGTAGAGTCAGCCAGCACCCCGCTCCCTCAGGTTCATCGCTCCTCTCTGCACCTTTCAGGTGAGCTCCAGTTTGCCTTCGTGTGCTTCCTGCTGGGGAATGTGTACGAGGCCTTCGAGCACTGGAAGCGGCTCCTGAACCTTCTGTGCCGGTCAGAAGAGGCCATGGTGAAGCACCACAGCCTCTACGTCAACCTCATCTCCATCCTGTACCACCAGCTCGGCGAGATCCCTGCCGACTTCTTTGTGGACATTGTCTCCCAGGACAACTTCCTCACCAGCACCTTACAGGTGAGTGGGCTTCTGGCTGACACCCAGGTGGATCAGAATGAAGGCCAAGGTGTGTGAAAGCACCCACAGAGGCTTACATTTCTGTCTCTTGCTGTTCTttccttggggcttccccagggactcggtggtaaagaatgtgcctgccaatgcaggagatgcaggtttgatccccactttgggaagaccccccagagaaggaaatggcaacccactccaatattcttgcctgagaaatcccatagacagaggagcctggtgggctgtagtccaaggggtcacaaaagagtcggacacgacttggcgactgaacaacaatgctttCCTGAGCCAAGCTTTCTTCATTTCAATTTCCTAATCATAGACTATTCCCTGGTTTTCTTTCTCCTACTCAATTGTAAGCTCCATAATGCCAGAGACCCTCTCTCTGTACCCTCTTCTCCCTGCCTCACCCCAACATGCCTAGCAGTGGGGCACTTGGAATTTGAATCAGCCCCACCCCTCGAGCAACTGCACTcaaaacagtttttctttctcctggcCTAGAACTGTGAGTTGCTGCAACCCAGTAGGACAGAGTTGGGAAGCTAGTTATTCCCAAGGAAACATCTGCAACTGCTTAGATCTCATTTAAGCACGAAAGTAACTTTGATTTCCTGTTCAAACAAAATGTGCCAATTTCTGCAGAGATTCTCTgatagaaaaaagtgaaatttgcttTTAACTCAGCAATTAAATTTTCATTATGAGTGGTAATTAGGGAAGAAGCTTCAAACAACTTAAAATCTTCATCCTGTGCTATTTCCTCCCTTTGCAAACAGATTAGCTCCCTTTATGTTCTTGGGACAGCCTCTGTCACTCACGTTTTGTAACTTTCTCAAGTGTAGAAGAGGCAGAGCTGCAGGCTGTCAGTTTCCATACTTTCTGTTCCAGGACTGCTTTCTTCTCCCTGTGTGGGAGACCCCCATAGGCCTACCCCTTGAAAGGGGGCCGGTCACTCATCTTCCACTCCCACGCGTGGTAAGGGGAGGAATGAACAGTCATGAAATGCCTGTTGACATTTAATGggcaccatgcttctctgtctgtgTGGGTTCCCTCATTTGATCTCTCTGGAGCACCATAAGGCAGGGaggattattcccattttacagatgagaacactgagactTACAAAGGTTAAATCATTCACATAAGGTCACACAactggtaagtggcagagtcaggatttgtaCCCAGGCCTGAGTCTTGATTTCAGGCCTGTGCTTATGCCCCTGCGTACTGAATACAGTGTCTCTCCCTCTGGAAAGAGTCTTGATTGACATTAGTGGCGACACCATCAGGGGCCTGTTTCTCAGACGTAAAGaacacttttctaaaaccaaaatgCTGTCGGAAGAGTCCCTGTGATCAAGCAGCTGCGATAAAACTCTGGATGTTGAAGGACATGTGCAGACGAGGGATGAGTCAGACAAGCTGATGGTTTGAGCCTGGCATATTCCACTTCATACAAGTTATAAAACTGCCCTTTTATTGGTTTTTGATGTAACAGAGAAATTAAATCCCTTTATTCTTCCTCTGCAGGGGAAATCCGCTCCACAGTTACTGGGTTGTGGGTTGCAGAGCAGTAGGAGGCCTCAGCCTGCTAACCTGCCTCTGGCGGTGGCTGTGGCCCGCGGGAATACACACTGCCCTTGCAATGTGCATTAATGCTGTCGCGCAAACACAGGAGAGCCACACTATGTCACTGGCTGTCCCAGCCATTGTCAGCGCAACCAACAGCTGAGCTCTAATTGCTGAGGCTTTGTTGCCAGCGATGATTTATGAAGCAGAAAGGGCCCAGCTGGATTGCTCAATATCCAGGTGGGGTGTGCAAAGCTGATGGTTAGAGGCATTCTGTCTTTGGAGTTTTCACCAAGAAAATTCAGTGTCATTATTTGGAAAAATCCAGGACAcgtgccttttaaaaaataaatcagcatCTGTTTTTGCGCATCCTTTCTTTATGTACAACATTCTTCTGAAAGTGTTGAGGGACACATACGTGAGTTACCCTCTTTCTTGGAGGTACAGAACACTTTTCTGAAGCCCGCATACTGTTGGAAGAGTCCCTGTTATCAGGTAGCTGACGTATAACTCTGGAAGTTGAAGGACTTGTGCGGTGGCTTCACTTCATTGATTTAGCAGGTATTtgctgagcacctgctgtatacAAGGCTCTGATCTAGGATGGGAAATATAGCTATGAGCAAGACATAGTCCCTTGGAGTTTATGttttggtgggaaagtaaacaaatgaattaACCAAATGACTCCAGATAGCATTAAGTGTTTTAGAAGGCAGTACCATTTCCCTAACCCAGGCCTTTTGGTCTCATCTGAATTGCATCAGACTTTACAAGCTTCCGTGTTTATCCCTATTAATCCGTCTGTCTCGCACTCTGCCACCAAAAGGCACCTGTGAGCCTGGCTCTCTGTGGTCCTTACTGCCTGCAAACCTAGGTCACGAGGTCCATGCTGATCCTGCTGCTAACCTGTTCTCCGGc belongs to Bos indicus isolate NIAB-ARS_2022 breed Sahiwal x Tharparkar chromosome 13, NIAB-ARS_B.indTharparkar_mat_pri_1.0, whole genome shotgun sequence and includes:
- the AAR2 gene encoding protein AAR2 homolog gives rise to the protein MAAMQMDPELARRLFFEGATVVILNMPKGTEFGIDYNSWEVGPKFRGVKMIPPGIHFLHYSSVDKANPREVGPRMGFFLNLQQRGLKVLRWDAAREEVDLSPAPEAEVEAMRANLQELDQFLGPYPYTTLKKWISLTNFISEATVEKLQPESRQICAFSEVLPVLSMRHTKDRVGQNLPRCGAECKSYQEGLARLPEMKPRAGTEIRFSELPTQMFPAGATPAEITRHSMDLSYALETVLSKQFPCSPQDVLGELQFAFVCFLLGNVYEAFEHWKRLLNLLCRSEEAMVKHHSLYVNLISILYHQLGEIPADFFVDIVSQDNFLTSTLQVFFSSARSVAVDATLRQKAERFQAHLTKKFRWDFEAEPEDCAPVVVELPDGVGTG